In Sedimentibacter sp. MB31-C6, one genomic interval encodes:
- the acpS gene encoding holo-ACP synthase → MIIGNGVDITEVDRIKKNLDNKRFLFKIYSESEITYLKNRKFNSQTAAGMFAAKEAVSKCLGTGFTNFGPKDIEILKDDKGKPYVNLRNNARERATQLELTNIQLSISHTKDYAIAFCIVEK, encoded by the coding sequence ATGATTATAGGAAACGGTGTTGATATAACAGAAGTTGATAGAATAAAAAAAAATCTTGATAATAAAAGATTCTTGTTTAAAATATATTCAGAAAGTGAAATAACTTATTTAAAGAATAGAAAGTTTAATTCTCAAACTGCAGCAGGTATGTTTGCTGCTAAGGAAGCTGTTTCAAAATGTCTTGGTACTGGTTTTACTAATTTTGGGCCTAAAGATATAGAAATATTGAAGGATGATAAGGGTAAACCATATGTAAATCTAAGAAATAATGCTAGAGAAAGAGCAACCCAACTAGAATTAACTAATATCCAGTTGTCAATATCGCATACTAAGGATTATGCCATTGCTTTTTGCATTGTAGAAAAATAA
- a CDS encoding CopG family ribbon-helix-helix protein, translating to MADNKKILISIPENLLKELDNAVKTECTNRSDFIRKSIRFYLIEKRKLEIRNKMKTGYLEMSSINKSITEEYSEGDYEDFLSYETKLLGSE from the coding sequence TTGGCTGATAATAAGAAAATTTTAATTTCAATACCAGAAAATCTGTTAAAAGAATTGGATAATGCAGTGAAGACAGAATGTACTAATAGGAGTGACTTTATAAGGAAATCTATAAGGTTTTATTTAATTGAAAAAAGAAAACTAGAAATTAGAAATAAGATGAAAACAGGTTATTTAGAAATGAGCAGCATAAATAAAAGTATTACAGAGGAATACTCAGAAGGGGACTATGAGGATTTTTTAAGTTACGAAACAAAATTATTAGGAAGTGAATAG
- a CDS encoding type II toxin-antitoxin system PemK/MazF family toxin: protein MIVKRGDVYYADLSPVIGSEQGGVRPVLVVQNDIGNRYSPTVIVSAITSQINKAKLPTHIEISSEDFSLPKDSVVLLEQIRTIDKKRLKEKIGRFSKNLMAEVDDCLKISLGLIDF, encoded by the coding sequence TTGATTGTAAAAAGGGGAGATGTGTACTATGCCGATTTAAGTCCTGTAATTGGGTCAGAACAAGGGGGAGTTAGACCGGTCTTAGTAGTGCAAAATGATATCGGAAATAGATATAGTCCTACAGTTATCGTATCTGCAATAACTTCTCAAATTAACAAAGCAAAGCTACCTACTCATATAGAGATTAGTTCAGAGGACTTTAGCTTGCCTAAAGATTCAGTAGTTTTGCTAGAACAGATACGTACTATAGATAAAAAACGATTAAAAGAAAAAATTGGAAGATTCAGTAAGAACTTAATGGCTGAAGTAGATGATTGTCTTAAAATTAGCCTTGGGCTTATTGATTTTTGA
- a CDS encoding bifunctional folylpolyglutamate synthase/dihydrofolate synthase translates to MNYKEAIDFIHSTYKFGSKLGLNNITKLTELLGNPQNSYKIIHVAGTNGKGSTSNMLHDVLMEAGYKTGLFISPYLEEFTERIQINKKHINKESLAKITTLVKEKIDIMISEGYNHPTEFEVVTAIGFKYFEEQKIDFLILEVGLGGRFDATNVVRNTLVSIITSIGFDHMQYLGNTLEEIAFEKSGIIKDNSNVVIYPQEKNIINVLKKVALERNANIYEVNSDDIKKTKGDLTGQWFEYFKTSTFKIPELKINLLGEHQLYNALTALNALEVIKNNGYDITSENIQKGFASCRFPGRFEILSNHPVIILDGGHNYNGIEYFSKAIKEYFNDKKIILFYGMLKDKNPNDIFPLLLPLSKKMYTLTPNNPRAMSAFELADLIKIHSDINVSPVQNYKDILNIINDIDKDEIIAFVGSLYMIGEVRTLLMRNLFNKPCL, encoded by the coding sequence ATGAATTACAAAGAAGCGATAGATTTTATACACTCAACATATAAATTCGGATCGAAGTTAGGTTTAAACAATATTACAAAACTTACAGAGCTTTTAGGGAATCCACAAAATAGTTATAAAATAATACACGTGGCTGGAACGAATGGAAAGGGTTCTACAAGCAATATGTTGCATGATGTGCTAATGGAAGCTGGATATAAAACTGGGCTTTTCATTAGTCCTTACCTTGAAGAATTTACTGAAAGAATTCAAATCAATAAAAAACACATTAACAAAGAGTCTCTAGCTAAAATTACTACATTAGTAAAAGAAAAAATAGATATAATGATATCAGAAGGCTATAACCATCCTACTGAATTTGAAGTTGTTACCGCTATTGGCTTTAAATATTTTGAAGAACAGAAAATTGATTTTCTAATTTTAGAAGTAGGATTAGGAGGAAGGTTTGATGCAACTAATGTCGTAAGGAATACATTAGTTTCAATTATTACTTCTATTGGTTTTGACCATATGCAATACTTAGGAAATACCCTTGAAGAAATTGCCTTTGAAAAATCTGGTATAATAAAAGATAATTCTAACGTTGTAATATACCCCCAAGAGAAAAATATTATTAATGTGCTAAAAAAAGTTGCATTAGAAAGGAATGCAAATATATATGAGGTTAATAGTGATGATATAAAAAAAACTAAGGGAGATTTAACTGGCCAATGGTTTGAGTATTTTAAAACAAGCACCTTTAAAATTCCAGAGTTGAAAATTAATTTATTAGGAGAACACCAATTATACAATGCTTTAACTGCACTGAATGCTCTGGAAGTTATAAAAAATAATGGTTATGATATAACTAGTGAAAATATTCAAAAAGGATTTGCAAGCTGCAGATTTCCTGGAAGATTTGAAATATTAAGTAATCATCCAGTTATAATTTTGGATGGTGGTCATAATTATAACGGTATAGAATATTTTTCTAAAGCAATCAAAGAATATTTTAATGATAAGAAAATTATATTGTTTTATGGAATGCTTAAAGATAAAAATCCAAATGATATATTCCCTTTACTTTTACCTTTAAGTAAGAAGATGTATACTTTAACTCCTAATAATCCAAGGGCAATGAGCGCTTTTGAATTAGCTGATTTAATAAAAATACATTCTGATATTAATGTATCCCCTGTGCAGAATTATAAAGATATATTAAACATTATAAATGATATTGACAAAGACGAGATAATTGCATTTGTAGGCTCATTATATATGATTGGTGAAGTACGAACTTTATTAATGCGAAACTTGTTTAACAAACCTTGCTTATAA
- a CDS encoding ABC transporter substrate-binding protein, with protein MTKKLLYILIVLIMIFFLGSCQNKEEPEDVEHEVSEKSEIYPLRIIDDYGVEINIESTPKKIASGAPSTTEIIYALDKEELLVGVTSYCNYPSEVSEKEIIGDYNGPNIEKLIEYGVELYITDWIDEEIRGQLNAAGIKTVVIYPSTYEAIYERIELLGSILDSKDKADELVANIKDKTAEILEKVKGEEGKRVFFENWHDPLGTVGQGSFIDEMITMSGGENISGDMQSSYGEFSSELLIERNPEVYLTTDDGFKTIDDIKERPGYNEIEAIKNDRIYFLDPDITSRPGPRIVIALESIAKAIYPDKFD; from the coding sequence ATGACAAAAAAATTATTATACATATTAATAGTATTAATAATGATATTTTTTTTAGGCTCTTGTCAAAATAAAGAGGAACCTGAAGATGTTGAACATGAAGTTTCTGAAAAAAGTGAAATATACCCATTAAGAATAATAGATGACTATGGTGTTGAAATTAATATTGAATCAACGCCTAAAAAGATAGCATCAGGCGCCCCGTCTACTACTGAAATTATATATGCTTTAGATAAAGAAGAATTGTTAGTAGGAGTAACATCTTATTGTAATTATCCTAGTGAAGTGTCTGAGAAAGAAATTATAGGCGATTATAATGGACCAAATATTGAAAAGTTAATTGAGTATGGAGTAGAACTTTATATAACAGATTGGATAGATGAAGAAATTAGAGGACAATTAAATGCTGCAGGCATAAAAACAGTTGTTATATATCCATCAACTTATGAAGCCATTTATGAAAGAATTGAGTTGTTAGGTAGTATACTGGACTCAAAAGATAAAGCTGATGAGTTAGTAGCAAATATAAAGGATAAGACAGCAGAAATCCTTGAAAAGGTAAAGGGAGAAGAAGGTAAAAGGGTATTTTTTGAAAATTGGCATGACCCTTTAGGGACAGTAGGACAAGGAAGTTTTATTGATGAAATGATTACAATGAGTGGTGGAGAAAATATTTCAGGAGATATGCAATCAAGTTATGGAGAGTTCAGCTCAGAACTGCTTATAGAAAGAAATCCAGAAGTATATTTAACTACAGATGATGGCTTTAAAACAATTGATGATATTAAAGAAAGACCAGGATATAACGAAATAGAAGCAATAAAGAATGATAGAATTTATTTTCTTGATCCTGATATAACATCAAGACCAGGTCCAAGAATTGTAATTGCTTTAGAAAGCATAGCAAAGGCAATATATCCTGATAAATTCGATTAA
- a CDS encoding FecCD family ABC transporter permease, producing the protein MKNKKIIYIIAIIILFIILIICSCVGAANISFFDAIKIIFKRIPFSNVDSSSIPVSSDTIIWQIRFPRVLVGALVGGALSVSGATYQGLLKNPMADPYVIGVSSGAALGASIGIVSKISFNLLGLSFTSIMAFICAIGVVLTVYNIAKVGKKVPMTTLLLSGIAIGQFLTAITSLVMIFSENDMQRIMLWTMGSLSGKGWEQFNTVAIYIIIGAFIIYYYAKDLNLFLLGEDTANNLGVDVERTKGILLIVSAIITALAVSVSGIIGFVGLIVPHIIRIILGPNHKTLIPMSFIAGAILMVICDTIARSLMPQEIPVGIITAIFGGPFFIYLLRKNKKEYV; encoded by the coding sequence ATGAAAAATAAAAAAATAATTTATATTATTGCAATTATAATTTTATTTATTATACTTATAATCTGTAGCTGTGTTGGAGCTGCAAATATATCATTTTTTGATGCGATTAAGATAATTTTTAAAAGAATTCCATTTTCAAATGTAGATTCATCTTCTATACCAGTTTCTTCTGATACAATTATTTGGCAAATTAGATTTCCAAGAGTATTAGTTGGAGCGTTAGTTGGAGGAGCATTATCTGTGTCAGGGGCAACCTACCAAGGTCTTTTGAAAAACCCAATGGCTGATCCATATGTAATAGGCGTATCATCAGGGGCTGCTCTAGGAGCTTCTATTGGTATTGTTAGTAAAATATCTTTTAACTTATTAGGCTTATCTTTCACTTCAATAATGGCTTTTATTTGTGCCATAGGAGTAGTGTTAACTGTTTATAATATTGCAAAAGTAGGGAAAAAGGTACCTATGACTACGTTGCTTTTAAGTGGTATAGCAATTGGCCAATTTTTGACTGCAATTACTTCTCTTGTAATGATTTTCTCAGAGAATGATATGCAACGAATTATGCTTTGGACTATGGGTTCTCTGTCAGGAAAAGGATGGGAGCAATTTAATACTGTTGCTATTTATATAATAATCGGAGCATTTATAATATATTATTATGCAAAGGACTTAAATTTATTTCTCTTAGGAGAGGATACGGCAAATAATTTAGGAGTCGATGTAGAAAGGACAAAGGGAATCTTACTTATAGTAAGTGCTATAATTACAGCATTGGCAGTATCAGTATCTGGTATTATAGGGTTTGTTGGATTAATAGTACCTCATATAATAAGAATTATATTAGGACCTAATCATAAAACTTTAATACCAATGTCCTTTATAGCAGGTGCTATTCTTATGGTAATATGTGACACTATAGCAAGAAGTTTGATGCCTCAAGAAATTCCTGTAGGCATTATAACAGCAATTTTTGGCGGACCCTTTTTCATATATTTACTAAGAAAAAATAAGAAAGAATATGTGTAG
- a CDS encoding ABC transporter ATP-binding protein: MNYNIIEIKNMKIKYGDYEVIRDISFNIKKGEFVSLIGPNGAGKSTVLKGINKNIDLSSGEIFLKGISLKDITFKEKAKIIGFVPQEFNISFDFTVFDIVSMGRNPYHKRFGKVNYKEHLIVEDALKKTNTFIYKDKNFNNLSGGEKQRVIMARALAQEPEILILDEATSNLDLHHQLDILELVHWLNREEGITVISVMHDLNLAARFSDRLILIDGGQIIKEGTPDEVLQEDVMNNVYDMEIVIRNNKLLSSKEIVPLRVRRAKEDKKIFVHVICGGGTGEYIIQKLYSERYKISAGILNEGDSDLELCRNLNISFVKENPFSVFSDESKIKMMEYINQSDVIIITDVAIGWGNFDNIKLIENIKNKRIIILHSTNRDFVKGEYEKIIDKFKKYDNVSYVMNLKELFERIDK; the protein is encoded by the coding sequence ATGAATTACAATATAATTGAAATAAAGAATATGAAAATTAAATACGGGGATTATGAAGTTATAAGAGATATAAGTTTTAATATTAAAAAGGGAGAATTTGTAAGTTTAATAGGTCCTAATGGTGCTGGTAAGTCAACGGTATTAAAAGGAATTAATAAAAATATTGATTTAAGTAGCGGCGAGATTTTCCTTAAAGGTATTAGCTTAAAGGATATTACCTTTAAGGAAAAAGCAAAAATAATTGGGTTTGTGCCTCAGGAATTTAATATTTCCTTTGACTTTACAGTCTTTGATATTGTTAGTATGGGAAGAAATCCATATCACAAGCGTTTTGGGAAAGTAAATTATAAAGAGCATTTAATTGTTGAAGATGCTTTGAAAAAAACAAACACATTTATATATAAAGATAAGAATTTTAATAATTTAAGTGGCGGTGAAAAGCAAAGGGTTATAATGGCAAGAGCATTAGCTCAGGAACCTGAAATTTTGATATTAGATGAAGCAACCTCTAACTTGGATTTGCATCATCAACTGGATATTTTAGAATTAGTTCATTGGCTTAATAGAGAAGAAGGTATAACTGTTATATCGGTGATGCATGATTTAAATTTAGCTGCTCGATTTAGTGATAGATTGATTTTAATAGACGGTGGTCAAATTATAAAAGAAGGTACCCCTGATGAGGTTCTTCAGGAAGATGTTATGAACAATGTTTATGATATGGAAATAGTTATTCGTAACAATAAGCTATTATCTTCAAAGGAAATTGTACCACTTAGAGTACGAAGGGCTAAAGAGGATAAGAAAATATTTGTTCATGTAATTTGTGGTGGAGGAACAGGTGAATATATCATCCAAAAATTGTATTCAGAGAGATATAAAATAAGTGCAGGCATCCTTAATGAAGGAGACTCTGATTTAGAACTATGTAGGAATTTAAATATAAGTTTTGTTAAGGAAAATCCATTCTCTGTCTTTTCAGACGAAAGTAAAATTAAAATGATGGAATATATAAATCAATCAGATGTAATTATAATAACGGATGTTGCAATAGGCTGGGGAAATTTTGATAATATAAAATTGATAGAAAATATTAAAAATAAGCGTATTATTATACTTCACAGTACTAACAGGGATTTTGTTAAGGGTGAATATGAAAAAATCATTGATAAATTTAAAAAATATGATAATGTATCATATGTAATGAATTTGAAGGAATTATTTGAAAGGATAGATAAATGA
- a CDS encoding MerR family transcriptional regulator, giving the protein MKSYYKISEISILYNIGKDSLRYYEEIGILSPERDNNGYRLYSIQDIWKLNVIKDLRNLNFPMDVIKDYLENKTLENTLDILNEEIVLINKKLEQLNVQKDAIRDRIKSIVEDAAVENLEEIEIKEIDERKVIVLNDTFTRDEEADFLIKKLHRKHEDKLYLLGNNYVGITMNLDKIKEQNYHSYTSVFFVLDKDDKDYDRVIPGGKYITLSYKGSYEKTKKFLPMMMEFAKKNNLMIKSDPIELYKIDIHETSIVKEFLTELQMQVE; this is encoded by the coding sequence ATGAAAAGTTATTACAAAATAAGTGAAATTTCAATCCTATACAATATCGGAAAGGATTCTTTGAGATACTACGAGGAAATTGGAATTTTAAGTCCTGAACGAGATAATAATGGATATAGACTATATAGCATACAAGATATATGGAAACTAAATGTTATTAAAGATTTGAGAAATTTAAATTTTCCTATGGACGTTATTAAGGATTATTTAGAGAATAAGACCTTAGAGAATACTTTAGATATATTAAATGAAGAAATAGTATTAATTAATAAAAAACTAGAACAATTAAATGTTCAAAAAGATGCTATAAGAGATAGAATAAAGTCTATTGTGGAAGATGCGGCTGTTGAAAATTTAGAAGAAATAGAAATAAAAGAAATAGACGAGAGAAAAGTTATTGTACTTAATGATACTTTTACTAGAGATGAAGAGGCTGACTTCTTGATTAAGAAACTTCACAGAAAACACGAAGATAAACTTTATTTATTAGGCAATAATTATGTTGGAATAACAATGAATTTAGATAAAATAAAAGAGCAAAATTACCATTCATATACTTCGGTTTTTTTTGTACTTGATAAAGATGATAAAGATTATGATAGAGTTATTCCAGGTGGAAAGTATATAACTTTATCTTATAAAGGCAGTTATGAAAAAACAAAAAAATTCTTACCTATGATGATGGAGTTTGCTAAAAAAAATAACTTAATGATTAAGTCGGATCCAATAGAATTATATAAAATAGATATTCATGAAACAAGTATAGTAAAGGAATTTTTAACAGAACTTCAAATGCAAGTAGAATAA
- a CDS encoding TIGR03960 family B12-binding radical SAM protein has translation MIDIKKLDRELLKVEKPARYVGSELNSVVKNKEDVNIRFAFAFPDVYEVGMSHTGMHILYHLLNSIDNVWCERVFAPWTDMEQLMKHNNVPLYGLESKDELKDFDFIGFTLQYEMSYTNVLNMLDLANLPLKSKDRGNDMPLVIAGGPCSYNPEPLYEIIDLFTIGETEEVLPILMKLYEEEKEKGFDKLSFLESAAKIDGIYVPQFYEEVYNADGTIKERKILNENAKETITKTIIKDLDKSFYPEKSILPYIDVVHDRVVLEIFRGCTRGCRFCQAGMVYRPVREKKADTLVKQAENLISSTGHDEISLTSLSSGDYSCLPDLTIQLLDKYENQNTSISLPSLRLDSMTFDIIERIQEVRKSGLTFAPEAGTQRMRDVINKNLTEEQILGPVETAFNLGWSTVKLYFMIGLPGESMEDVLGIKDLAYKVKDKFFKRPKEDIKGNLKINVSASCFVPKPFTPFQWVEQNGIEEFYDKAKSLQREIKDKKISFSYHEPKLSYLEAVFARGDRRLSQVLIKAWEKGCRFDGWYDMFDFNKWMESFEELYVDPDFYGKRQRDVKEVLPWDFIDIGVSKDYLIREYEKSMESATTPDCRQQCFNCGVNNKLLGGPCPHVQNNKQIQ, from the coding sequence ATGATTGATATAAAAAAGCTGGACAGAGAGCTTTTAAAGGTTGAAAAACCAGCAAGATATGTTGGTAGTGAACTAAATTCTGTCGTTAAAAATAAGGAAGACGTAAATATAAGATTTGCATTTGCTTTCCCAGATGTTTATGAGGTAGGAATGTCTCATACAGGAATGCATATATTATATCATTTGTTAAATAGTATAGATAATGTATGGTGCGAGAGAGTATTTGCACCTTGGACGGATATGGAACAATTGATGAAGCATAACAATGTTCCTTTATATGGACTAGAAAGTAAAGATGAGTTAAAAGATTTTGACTTTATAGGATTTACACTGCAGTATGAAATGAGTTATACTAATGTATTAAATATGTTGGATTTAGCAAATTTGCCTTTAAAATCCAAGGATAGGGGTAATGATATGCCCCTAGTTATTGCTGGAGGTCCATGTTCATATAACCCAGAACCTTTATATGAAATTATTGATTTATTTACAATAGGTGAAACAGAAGAGGTTTTGCCAATATTAATGAAACTTTACGAAGAAGAAAAAGAAAAAGGATTTGATAAATTATCATTTCTTGAATCAGCAGCTAAGATTGATGGAATATATGTACCACAATTTTACGAAGAAGTATATAATGCCGATGGTACTATTAAAGAAAGAAAAATATTAAATGAAAATGCTAAAGAAACAATAACTAAAACAATTATAAAAGATTTAGATAAAAGTTTTTATCCAGAAAAAAGTATTTTACCATATATTGATGTTGTACATGATAGAGTTGTTCTTGAAATTTTCAGAGGGTGCACGAGAGGATGTCGTTTTTGTCAAGCAGGAATGGTTTATAGACCTGTTAGAGAAAAGAAGGCTGATACTCTTGTTAAACAAGCAGAAAATCTTATTTCATCTACAGGCCATGATGAAATATCTTTAACATCTTTAAGCTCTGGAGATTATTCTTGTTTACCTGATTTAACTATTCAATTGTTAGATAAGTATGAGAATCAAAATACAAGTATTTCTTTACCTTCTTTAAGACTTGATTCAATGACTTTTGATATTATTGAAAGAATACAAGAAGTACGTAAGTCAGGATTAACCTTTGCTCCAGAAGCAGGAACTCAACGTATGAGAGATGTGATAAATAAAAATTTGACAGAAGAACAAATTCTTGGCCCAGTTGAAACAGCATTTAATCTTGGTTGGTCTACAGTTAAATTATATTTTATGATTGGATTGCCAGGTGAAAGTATGGAGGACGTTCTTGGAATAAAGGACCTTGCATATAAGGTAAAAGATAAATTTTTCAAAAGGCCAAAAGAAGATATTAAGGGAAATTTGAAAATCAATGTAAGTGCTTCTTGTTTTGTTCCTAAACCTTTTACTCCATTTCAGTGGGTAGAACAAAATGGTATAGAGGAATTTTACGATAAAGCTAAATCATTACAAAGAGAAATCAAAGATAAAAAAATATCTTTTAGTTACCATGAACCTAAATTAAGTTATCTTGAGGCGGTTTTTGCAAGAGGAGATAGAAGGCTTAGCCAAGTATTAATTAAAGCTTGGGAAAAAGGATGTAGATTTGATGGTTGGTATGATATGTTTGACTTTAACAAATGGATGGAATCATTTGAAGAATTATATGTAGATCCTGATTTCTATGGTAAAAGGCAAAGAGATGTTAAAGAAGTTCTTCCATGGGATTTTATTGATATCGGAGTATCAAAGGATTATTTAATTAGAGAATATGAGAAATCTATGGAATCAGCTACTACTCCTGACTGTAGACAACAGTGTTTTAATTGTGGTGTAAATAATAAATTATTGGGAGGTCCTTGTCCTCATGTGCAAAATAATAAGCAAATACAGTAA
- a CDS encoding TIGR03936 family radical SAM-associated protein — protein sequence MCKIISKYSKTGNLKYISHLDVLRFIQRSVKRAGIPAKYSEGYNPHMKTAFGFPLSLGTESIGEYFELDLNEKVEINDYISRMNFVLPKEMQIISASYTDETKSLMSRCAYAEYIFNIEFETVDFDKLNNLFQEMIEIGVVYNRQKKNKKNKIVNKEINSKELIKYINLKKKSENKAMIEAVFLTTENGSMKTEEFIKLIEERNFKINYYTIMKIDALDNKMKPILKQ from the coding sequence ATGTGCAAAATAATAAGCAAATACAGTAAAACTGGAAATTTAAAATATATATCACATTTAGATGTTTTAAGATTTATTCAAAGGTCTGTAAAAAGAGCCGGAATACCTGCTAAGTATAGTGAAGGTTACAATCCACATATGAAAACAGCCTTTGGCTTTCCATTGTCCTTAGGAACTGAAAGTATAGGTGAATATTTTGAATTAGATTTAAATGAAAAGGTAGAAATAAATGATTATATAAGCAGAATGAATTTCGTTTTACCAAAAGAAATGCAAATAATTAGTGCAAGTTATACAGATGAAACTAAATCTTTAATGTCTCGTTGTGCTTATGCAGAATATATTTTTAATATAGAATTTGAAACTGTTGATTTTGATAAATTAAATAACCTATTTCAAGAGATGATTGAAATAGGGGTAGTATATAACAGGCAAAAGAAAAATAAAAAAAATAAAATAGTAAATAAGGAAATCAACTCAAAAGAACTTATTAAATATATAAATTTAAAGAAAAAAAGTGAAAATAAAGCGATGATTGAGGCTGTTTTTCTTACAACTGAAAATGGTAGTATGAAAACTGAAGAATTTATTAAACTTATTGAAGAAAGAAACTTTAAAATAAATTATTATACTATTATGAAAATAGATGCATTAGATAATAAAATGAAACCAATATTAAAACAATAG
- a CDS encoding Rne/Rng family ribonuclease, with translation MKQILIKNSIFFNQVAIVENGKLLDFFYEENDKESLLGNIYKGKVMDILQGMEAIFVDIGLDKNAYLYKNDLLSDKFLIEREIRKKDTKELDKIIKKGEEILVQINREPMGEKNISVTTDISLTGKYIALLPQSKKVNISSKIRKLEERKRLGQIGKDIMTENNGMIIRTYSENCSSDDIEKEYKVLSSMYKKIEQEYKYSYAPKLLFQSNSLIERVFYDYIDSTVDEIYVEDKSNKIKLHEIMKNYDTDEFKNITIKESSNVFDLFSIEKQIDILFNRKIELDNGGSIFIDVTEALTVIDVNSGKYIGNKNLEETALSLNLVALDEIARQIKLRNISGIILIDFIDLRKKEHVDLILNKAKTIFNKEKTKVNVVGMTKLNLMEITRKKNKENFFNLMTKECEHCSGGGRISSNIHVFLKLENIVRKIRNNTSCEAVILKVGSILYNEMTKEFYEIINKIENKYKINIYFEEDKSILTEDIVVGKMGKIEYIKSQK, from the coding sequence ATGAAGCAAATATTAATTAAAAATTCTATATTTTTCAATCAGGTTGCTATTGTAGAAAATGGTAAACTTCTTGATTTTTTTTATGAAGAAAACGATAAGGAAAGTTTATTAGGAAATATATACAAGGGTAAGGTTATGGATATATTACAAGGTATGGAAGCTATATTTGTTGATATAGGCCTCGATAAAAATGCTTACTTATATAAAAATGATCTTTTGTCAGATAAGTTTCTCATAGAAAGAGAAATTCGTAAAAAGGATACTAAAGAACTAGATAAAATTATTAAAAAGGGTGAAGAAATTCTAGTTCAGATAAACAGAGAACCTATGGGAGAGAAAAATATATCTGTAACAACTGATATTTCTTTGACGGGAAAATATATTGCTTTATTACCTCAAAGTAAAAAAGTTAATATTTCTAGTAAAATAAGAAAATTGGAAGAACGTAAAAGATTAGGGCAAATTGGTAAAGATATAATGACAGAGAATAACGGAATGATTATTAGAACTTATTCTGAAAATTGTTCTTCTGATGATATAGAAAAAGAATATAAAGTACTTTCATCTATGTATAAAAAAATTGAACAGGAATACAAATATTCATATGCACCTAAATTACTTTTTCAAAGTAATTCTCTTATTGAAAGAGTGTTTTATGACTATATTGATTCAACAGTAGATGAAATATATGTAGAAGATAAAAGTAATAAAATAAAATTACATGAAATAATGAAAAATTATGATACAGACGAATTTAAAAATATAACAATTAAAGAATCAAGTAATGTATTTGATTTGTTTAGCATTGAAAAACAAATTGATATTCTTTTTAATAGAAAAATTGAACTTGATAATGGTGGGTCTATTTTTATTGATGTTACTGAAGCTTTGACTGTTATAGATGTTAATAGTGGTAAGTATATTGGAAATAAAAATTTAGAAGAAACAGCACTTTCTTTAAATTTGGTTGCTTTAGATGAAATTGCTAGACAAATAAAACTTCGTAATATAAGCGGCATAATCTTAATAGATTTTATAGATTTGAGAAAAAAGGAACATGTTGATTTAATATTGAATAAAGCTAAAACTATATTTAACAAGGAAAAGACTAAAGTCAATGTAGTTGGAATGACAAAACTAAATCTTATGGAAATAACAAGAAAAAAAAATAAAGAAAATTTCTTTAATTTAATGACTAAAGAATGTGAGCACTGTAGTGGTGGAGGAAGAATATCATCGAATATTCACGTTTTTTTAAAACTAGAAAATATAGTAAGAAAAATTAGGAATAATACATCTTGTGAAGCCGTTATTTTAAAAGTAGGTAGCATACTTTATAATGAAATGACCAAGGAATTTTATGAAATTATAAATAAAATTGAAAATAAATATAAAATAAACATATACTTTGAGGAAGATAAAAGTATCTTAACTGAAGATATTGTAGTTGGAAAAATGGGCAAAATTGAATATATTAAATCTCAAAAATAG